In the genome of Neofelis nebulosa isolate mNeoNeb1 chromosome 8, mNeoNeb1.pri, whole genome shotgun sequence, one region contains:
- the LOC131484013 gene encoding olfactory receptor 9K2-like, with protein sequence MGDRGTDNHSEVTDFILVGFRVRPELHILLFLIFLLVYAMILLGNVGMMTIIMTDPRLNTPMYFFLGNLSFIDLFYSSVIAPKAMINFWSESKSISFAGCVTQFCLFALFIVAEGFLLAAMAYDRFIAICNPLLYSVQMSARLCTQLVASSYLCGCISSVLQTSITFTLSFCGSRAIDHFYCDTRPLERISCSDLFISRIISISLSSIIILPTIIVIIISYLYIVSTVLKIRSSEGRKKAFSTCSSHLGVVSVLYGAVFFMYLTPDRFPELSKVASLCYTLVTPMLNPLIYSLRNKDVKEALKKLLQKKNPKI encoded by the coding sequence ATGGGTGACAGGGGAACAGACAATCACTCGGAAGTGACTGACTTCATCCTTGTAGGCTTCAGGGTCCGCCCTGAGCTCCACATTCTCCTCTTCCTGATCTTTCTGCTTGTGTATGCCATGATCCTCCTAGGGAATGTTGGGATGATGACCATTATTATGACCGATCCCCGGCTGAACAcacccatgtatttcttcctagGCAACCTGTccttcattgatctcttctattcGTCTGTTATTGCACCCAAGGCCATGATCAACTTCTGGTCTGAGAGCAAGTCCATCTCTTTTGCAGGCTGTGTGACCCAATTCTGTCTCTTTGCCCTCTTCATCGTGGCAGAGGGATTTCTCCTGGCagccatggcctatgaccgcttcATTGCCATCTGCAACCCACTCCTCTACTCTGTCCAGATGTCAGCACGTCTCTGCACTCAGTTGGTGGCCAGTTCCTATTTATGTGGCTGCATCAGCTCGGTTCTTCAGACAAGCATAACATTTACTCTGTCCTTTTGTGGTTCTCGGGCCATTGACCACTTTTACTGTGACACTCGCCCACTTGAGAGGATATCTTGCTCTGACCTCTTCATCTCTAgaatcatttccatttctttatccagCATCATCATCTTGCCTACCatcatagttattattatttcttacttgTATATTGTGTCCACAGTTCTCAAGATACGCTCCTCTGAGGGACGTAAGAAAGCATTCTCCACTTGCAGCTCACACCTGGGAGTCGTGAGTGTGCTGTACGGTGCTGTGTTTTTTATGTATCTCACTCCTGACAGATTTCCTGAGCTGAGTAAAGTGGCCTCGTTATGTTACACCCTAGTCACTCCCATGTTGAATCCTTTGATTTACTCCCTgagaaacaaagatgtaaaagaagcTCTAAAAAAACTTCTAcagaagaaaaatcctaaaatttga